A single window of Synechococcus sp. C9 DNA harbors:
- a CDS encoding protein kinase — MTQVKLKKLLHQPELAALLGEMTQGQAWGVTDASGNLLAGTLTGGTAAKIHNEGEILGWVYGSQATFLARWLQYVVNQEQAKRTLAQETLDRYREVNLLYDLAEKMHATLDLQALADLVIGETQALLGGTQGCLMLYNPHTQVLEVVSSYGPPVEQTYFPPGMGIAGHVFQTGRAEIVNDVSQDARFVPGLIPIHALMCAPLTTKAGVLGVINVTSETPVEYTASHLKRLMALAAQAALAISNARAHADKLQEERLRVNLDRYLGGRYRILRTLGTGGFGHTYLAEDLQRPGTPACVVKQLQPARDNPTRMDVARRLFRAEAETLEVLGKHDQIPALLAYFEQDEDFYLVQEYIDGQLLSEELAQTAPCHPQRVIQLIQEILNILAFVHHHQVIHRDLKPDNIIRRRRDRKLVLIDFGSVKQCRGANQKQETIAVGTRGYAPSEQYAGRPRFSSDIYAVGIIAIQALTGLPPSQWQAQDGTGQLRWRDHRPDVPADLAQVLDKMVCEQTWERYAKTSDVLKALEQVSIPDTPDTEILTPMPPDPEPSLLAQSSRWLVETARRLIQG; from the coding sequence ATGACGCAGGTCAAGCTCAAAAAACTCCTCCACCAGCCGGAATTGGCGGCACTGTTGGGGGAAATGACCCAGGGGCAGGCGTGGGGTGTGACCGATGCCAGCGGCAATCTCCTCGCAGGCACCTTAACTGGCGGCACGGCGGCAAAAATTCACAACGAAGGGGAAATTCTGGGCTGGGTGTACGGTTCCCAGGCGACCTTCCTGGCTCGGTGGTTGCAGTACGTTGTCAACCAGGAACAAGCCAAGCGCACCCTGGCGCAGGAGACCCTCGACCGCTACCGGGAGGTGAATCTGCTCTATGATTTGGCGGAAAAAATGCACGCCACCCTGGATTTGCAAGCCCTGGCGGATTTGGTGATCGGGGAAACCCAAGCCCTGTTGGGGGGCACCCAGGGCTGTTTGATGCTCTACAATCCCCATACGCAGGTCTTAGAGGTGGTCAGCAGTTATGGTCCCCCGGTTGAGCAGACCTATTTCCCGCCGGGGATGGGGATTGCCGGTCATGTGTTCCAGACGGGGCGGGCGGAAATTGTCAACGATGTCAGCCAAGATGCCCGGTTTGTGCCCGGTTTGATCCCCATCCATGCCCTGATGTGTGCCCCTCTAACCACCAAAGCCGGGGTGCTTGGGGTGATCAACGTCACCAGCGAGACCCCGGTGGAGTACACCGCCAGCCACCTGAAGCGATTGATGGCACTTGCCGCCCAAGCCGCCCTGGCGATCAGCAATGCCCGCGCCCACGCCGACAAACTCCAGGAAGAACGCCTGCGGGTGAATTTGGATCGGTATTTGGGCGGACGGTATCGGATTTTACGCACCCTGGGCACCGGTGGGTTTGGGCACACCTACCTAGCCGAAGACCTGCAACGCCCCGGCACCCCCGCCTGTGTGGTCAAACAACTCCAACCCGCCCGGGACAACCCCACCCGCATGGACGTGGCCCGCCGTCTGTTTCGAGCCGAAGCGGAAACCCTGGAAGTGCTGGGCAAACACGACCAAATCCCTGCCCTGCTGGCGTATTTTGAGCAGGACGAGGATTTTTACCTGGTGCAGGAGTACATTGACGGTCAACTGCTGAGCGAGGAACTGGCGCAAACCGCCCCCTGCCATCCCCAGCGGGTGATCCAACTTATCCAAGAAATTCTCAATATCCTCGCCTTTGTGCATCATCATCAGGTGATCCATCGGGATTTGAAACCGGACAATATCATCCGCCGCCGCCGGGATCGCAAACTCGTCCTGATTGACTTTGGCTCCGTGAAACAATGCCGGGGTGCCAACCAAAAACAGGAAACCATCGCCGTCGGTACCCGGGGGTATGCCCCCAGCGAGCAATATGCGGGTCGCCCCCGGTTCAGCAGTGACATCTACGCCGTCGGCATCATCGCCATCCAAGCCCTGACCGGTTTACCCCCCAGCCAATGGCAAGCCCAGGACGGTACGGGGCAACTGCGCTGGCGAGACCACCGCCCGGACGTACCGGCAGACCTCGCTCAGGTACTTGACAAGATGGTATGCGAACAGACCTGGGAACGCTACGCCAAAACCAGCGATGTCCTCAAAGCCCTGGAACAGGTGTCCATCCCCGACACCCCCGACACGGAAATCCTCACCCCCATGCCCCCTGACCCCGAACCCTCCCTCCTCGCCCAAAGTAGCCGTTGGCTGGTGGAAACCGCCCGCCGCTTGATCCAGGGGTGA
- the glyQ gene encoding glycine--tRNA ligase subunit alpha, whose product MNFQELQAALHQFWAAQGCVILQPYDVEKGAGTMSPHTFLRALGAEPWAVAYVEPCRRPGDGRYGENPNRFQHYFQYQVLIKPSPPGIQETYLESLRCLGIAPEEHDIRFVEDNWESPTLGAWGVGWEVWLDGMEITQFTYFQQCGSLDCHPVAIEITYGLERLAMYLQNVDKITDIRWNDQVTYGEIYLQNEIEQCTYNFQAADPHILFQLFTLYEKEAQQLLSQKLVTPTLDYVLKCSHTFNLLEARGVIAVTERTRYIGRIRQLARQVAQLYVQQREALGFPLQRPSVPSPEPA is encoded by the coding sequence GTGAATTTTCAGGAACTACAGGCGGCATTGCACCAATTTTGGGCGGCGCAGGGGTGTGTGATTCTCCAGCCCTACGATGTGGAAAAAGGGGCGGGCACCATGAGTCCCCACACGTTTTTGCGGGCGTTGGGTGCGGAACCCTGGGCGGTGGCGTATGTGGAACCCTGTCGTCGTCCGGGGGATGGGCGTTACGGGGAAAATCCCAACCGCTTTCAGCATTATTTTCAATATCAGGTGTTAATTAAACCTTCACCACCGGGCATTCAAGAAACCTATTTGGAATCCCTGCGTTGTTTGGGCATTGCCCCCGAAGAACACGACATTCGTTTTGTGGAAGATAACTGGGAATCCCCCACCCTGGGCGCTTGGGGCGTGGGTTGGGAAGTTTGGTTAGACGGCATGGAAATCACCCAATTTACCTACTTTCAGCAGTGTGGCAGTTTGGATTGCCATCCGGTCGCCATTGAAATTACCTATGGGTTGGAACGGCTGGCAATGTATCTGCAAAATGTGGATAAAATCACCGATATTCGCTGGAATGACCAGGTAACTTATGGGGAAATTTATCTGCAAAATGAAATCGAACAATGCACCTACAATTTCCAAGCCGCTGACCCCCATATTTTATTTCAATTGTTCACCCTCTACGAAAAAGAAGCCCAACAATTACTTAGCCAAAAACTCGTCACCCCCACCTTGGATTACGTTTTGAAATGCTCCCACACGTTTAATTTGCTGGAAGCCCGGGGGGTGATTGCTGTCACCGAACGCACCCGTTACATTGGTCGGATTCGCCAGCTGGCTCGCCAGGTCGCCCAACTGTATGTACAACAGCGGGAAGCCCTAGGGTTTCCTTTGCAACGTCCTAGCGTCCCGTCCCCCGAACCGGCATAA
- a CDS encoding phycobilisome linker polypeptide — protein MGKAIHTGAAPMFYGSAIAGASEVTEANQRLFRYEVVGLRQSDQSDRRNFPIRKSGSVFLTVPYNRMNEEMRRITRLGGKIVRIEALGSANGQPG, from the coding sequence ATGGGGAAAGCAATTCATACGGGAGCCGCACCAATGTTTTATGGGTCAGCGATTGCCGGAGCTTCTGAAGTCACGGAAGCCAATCAGCGTTTGTTTCGTTATGAAGTGGTGGGGTTGCGCCAAAGTGACCAGAGCGACCGCCGTAATTTTCCCATCCGCAAAAGTGGCAGTGTGTTTCTTACGGTGCCCTACAACCGCATGAATGAAGAAATGCGCCGCATCACCCGTTTGGGCGGCAAAATCGTGCGGATTGAAGCCCTGGGGAGTGCCAACGGTCAGCCGGGGTGA
- a CDS encoding thioredoxin family protein, whose translation MARTPSVMVDLGTPAPAFHLPDVVTGNMISLDTFAGKTGLLVMFICRHCPYVKHIQDQLAQLGRDYQNQDLGIVAISSNDAEKYPDDSPESLKEMAKELGFTFPLCYDATQAVAKAYQAACTPDFYLFDRERKLVYRGQFDDSRPKSDPPIPVTGKDLRAAIDALLSGQPIPTDQRASIGCNIKWKPGNEPDYYKTA comes from the coding sequence ATGGCACGCACCCCCTCAGTCATGGTTGATTTGGGCACCCCCGCCCCGGCATTTCACCTGCCGGATGTGGTTACTGGCAACATGATTAGTTTGGATACCTTTGCGGGTAAAACTGGGTTGTTGGTGATGTTTATTTGCCGCCATTGCCCCTACGTGAAACACATTCAAGACCAATTGGCGCAATTGGGACGGGATTATCAAAATCAAGATTTGGGGATTGTGGCGATTAGTTCCAACGATGCGGAAAAATACCCGGACGACAGCCCGGAATCTCTCAAAGAAATGGCGAAAGAATTGGGTTTTACGTTTCCTTTGTGCTACGACGCCACCCAAGCGGTTGCCAAAGCCTACCAAGCCGCCTGCACCCCGGATTTTTACCTGTTTGACCGGGAGCGCAAATTGGTGTACCGGGGGCAATTCGACGACAGCCGCCCCAAGAGCGACCCGCCCATTCCCGTCACCGGCAAAGACCTACGTGCCGCCATTGATGCCCTGCTGAGCGGTCAGCCCATCCCCACCGACCAACGGGCGAGCATCGGGTGCAACATCAAATGGAAACCGGGGAACGAACCGGATTATTACAAAACCGCCTAA
- a CDS encoding HEAT repeat domain-containing protein, whose translation MTVEEAIAQLQSPDVSQRYYAAWWLGRFRVKAAVPALLLALQDESDRTALGGYPLRRNAARALGQIGDPQAIPGLRACLQVADFQLRGAAATALGLLGAVQVIPDLVALLTATGIPSALGTEELPQPYPAILLALGRLNAQSAIPAIQPFLAHSLPRVQGAALCTMYVLTQDTQYIDQLLQVINGADTRLQRVLLGDLGETGYLPVAAAMAQTQAEPSFKLMGLHRLLSQWLSTQSQPLDWQALGSVFALMDGLL comes from the coding sequence GTGACGGTCGAGGAAGCGATTGCCCAACTCCAGTCCCCGGATGTGAGCCAGCGGTACTATGCCGCCTGGTGGTTGGGGCGGTTTCGGGTGAAAGCCGCAGTCCCGGCGTTGCTCCTTGCCTTGCAGGATGAATCGGACCGCACGGCATTGGGGGGCTACCCTCTGCGGCGGAATGCGGCACGTGCCCTGGGGCAGATTGGGGATCCGCAGGCAATTCCGGGGTTGCGCGCCTGTTTGCAGGTGGCGGATTTCCAGTTGCGGGGGGCGGCGGCGACGGCTTTGGGGCTGTTGGGGGCAGTACAGGTGATTCCCGATTTGGTGGCATTGCTGACCGCTACGGGGATTCCTTCAGCTTTGGGTACGGAGGAATTGCCCCAACCCTATCCGGCGATTCTGCTGGCGTTGGGACGCTTAAATGCCCAGTCAGCAATCCCCGCCATTCAACCGTTTCTTGCCCATTCTTTACCCAGAGTGCAGGGGGCGGCTCTCTGTACGATGTATGTACTGACCCAGGACACCCAGTACATTGACCAGTTGTTGCAGGTGATCAACGGGGCGGACACCCGGTTACAGCGGGTGCTGTTGGGGGATTTGGGGGAAACGGGCTATCTGCCAGTAGCGGCGGCGATGGCGCAAACTCAGGCGGAACCCAGTTTTAAGCTGATGGGTCTGCACCGACTGCTCAGTCAATGGTTAAGCACGCAGTCCCAACCGCTTGATTGGCAGGCGCTGGGGTCGGTGTTTGCCCTGATGGATGGGTTGCTTTAG